A portion of the Stigmatella aurantiaca DW4/3-1 genome contains these proteins:
- a CDS encoding MBL fold metallo-hydrolase, whose amino-acid sequence MRQIRLLVATAVALTVWMAACSSDEEETPPPEAPISGDAVSTSRGDLIIHPVNHATFVMYWAGKTLYVDPVGEASLYQDLPAPDVIFVTDIHGDHLSAATLTALVRPETVIVAPQAVRDALPASLQGSVQVIANGAKQTVAEIPIEALPMYNLTAERLQFHEKGRGNGYVLTFGQTRVYIAGDTEDIPEMRALRDIGVAFIPMNLPYTMTVAQAADAVREFKPKVVYPYHFRGSDLAEFTRLVGTDVGVEVRVRNWY is encoded by the coding sequence ATGCGTCAGATCCGGTTGCTCGTCGCCACGGCGGTGGCGCTCACGGTGTGGATGGCCGCGTGCTCGTCCGATGAAGAGGAGACGCCGCCTCCCGAGGCGCCCATTTCAGGAGATGCCGTCTCCACGTCCCGGGGAGACCTGATCATCCACCCGGTCAACCACGCCACCTTCGTCATGTATTGGGCGGGCAAGACGCTCTACGTTGATCCGGTGGGAGAGGCCTCGCTGTATCAGGATCTGCCGGCACCGGATGTCATCTTCGTGACCGACATCCATGGAGATCACCTGAGCGCCGCCACCCTGACAGCCCTGGTACGGCCGGAGACGGTCATCGTGGCGCCCCAAGCGGTGCGGGACGCCCTGCCCGCCTCCCTCCAGGGATCGGTCCAGGTGATCGCGAACGGCGCGAAGCAAACCGTGGCGGAGATCCCCATCGAGGCGCTCCCGATGTACAACCTCACGGCCGAGCGGCTCCAGTTCCACGAGAAGGGCCGTGGCAATGGCTACGTGCTGACCTTCGGGCAGACGCGGGTCTATATCGCGGGGGATACGGAGGACATCCCCGAGATGAGGGCGCTGCGCGATATCGGCGTGGCGTTCATTCCGATGAACCTGCCCTACACCATGACGGTGGCGCAGGCCGCGGACGCGGTGCGCGAGTTCAAACCCAAGGTGGTCTATCCCTATCACTTCCGTGGCAGCGATCTGGCGGAGTTCACCCGGCTCGTTGGCACGGACGTGGGGGTCGAAGTGCGTGTGCGCAACTGGTACTGA
- the gshB gene encoding glutathione synthase gives MAPLTLGFLMDPLEHVRVDHDSTFAMMVEAHRRGHTVRYFEQGWLRFSGRCAEARMRTVSVQAETGRHFEVRQEAVHPISSLDVLFLRKDPPVDVDFLHATQLVELCAGKQPVYINSPSALREANEKLFTLHFPDLMPETFVARELPALADFIARHPGGTILKPIDGFGGKGIVFLDQKDRNTRSMLELLTRGGQEPIMAQAYVPQARLGDKRIILVNGEPLGAVLRVPSDDDHRGNMAAGGKPVKTHLTAREREICARLKPRLLERGLYLVGIDVLGDYLTEVNVTSPTGLVEIDRLDGVSIESHVIDLAERLAANR, from the coding sequence ATGGCGCCCCTCACCCTGGGATTCTTGATGGACCCGCTGGAGCACGTGCGGGTGGACCACGACTCCACGTTCGCGATGATGGTGGAGGCGCACCGGCGGGGCCACACGGTGCGCTACTTCGAGCAGGGCTGGCTGCGCTTCAGCGGCCGGTGTGCCGAGGCGCGCATGCGCACGGTGTCCGTGCAGGCCGAGACGGGCCGGCACTTCGAGGTGCGGCAAGAGGCGGTGCACCCCATCTCCAGCCTGGATGTGCTCTTCCTGCGCAAGGATCCGCCAGTGGACGTGGACTTCCTGCACGCCACGCAGCTGGTGGAGCTGTGCGCGGGCAAACAGCCGGTCTACATCAACAGCCCCTCGGCGCTGCGCGAGGCGAACGAGAAGCTCTTCACGCTGCACTTCCCGGACCTGATGCCGGAGACGTTCGTGGCGAGGGAGCTGCCGGCGCTGGCGGACTTCATCGCCCGGCACCCGGGGGGGACCATCCTCAAGCCCATCGATGGCTTTGGGGGCAAGGGGATCGTCTTCCTGGATCAGAAGGATCGCAACACGCGCTCGATGCTGGAGCTGCTCACCCGGGGGGGCCAGGAGCCCATCATGGCCCAGGCCTACGTGCCGCAGGCCCGGCTGGGCGACAAGCGCATCATCCTGGTGAACGGAGAGCCTCTGGGCGCGGTGCTCCGGGTGCCCTCGGACGATGACCACCGGGGGAACATGGCCGCGGGGGGCAAGCCGGTGAAGACACACCTCACGGCGCGCGAGCGGGAGATCTGCGCCCGGCTCAAGCCACGGCTGCTGGAGCGGGGGCTGTACCTGGTGGGCATCGACGTGCTGGGCGATTACCTCACGGAGGTGAACGTGACGAGCCCCACGGGGCTGGTGGAGATCGACCGGCTGGATGGCGTGAGCATCGAGTCCCACGTCATCGATCTCGCGGAGCGCCTGGCCGCGAACCGGTGA
- a CDS encoding anti-phage dCTP deaminase, whose amino-acid sequence MSAKSVVPITAKKASERPASGAQELLKRQASNELFFAVVGHVGSGTSTVAKKLEEILRDEELSGGAFDVVLLKARSEITEWARRRGKKVESLERDNLEHAKWLQNWGDEMREEHGDHTAVATSLIGKIKETRALKQGLPVTDAPVPPDGARRAYILDALRHPAEAHLLRSLYRNAFALIGVVCDEEVRCQRLISKFRNAGRQDAQRFMKRDEKAEEKHGQKVSDTFHLADYFLDNSEEQFLSDGRTSNKDWDIPGQLSRLVKIITHSDVVRPETKEMAMHAAYGAQMGSACLSRQVGAALTDAAGNIVSTGANEVPRAGGGVYGQGFSESGGDERCAYRKPSKGKKPGCSNTQEQNEIIQQLLTDIEQHTRLQDEQREILKRAVAVLAEVEHQPFEGNEVPEKIGEARTVLESIEKQTKLSNAQQDSLRKALKKSRIGSLLEFSRAVHAEMDVLLSAARQGASTQGCRLFVTTFPCHYCARHIVGAGVDEVQFIEPYPKSRALDLHDDSITTVAKNWIPPSAPVRKDSEKESAVRKVLFRPFTGVAPRMYARAFLKDRDLKDSATGEMMMGEPEWETAWNISKGSHAELEAKLLQNAEVSRG is encoded by the coding sequence ATGTCCGCAAAATCCGTCGTTCCCATCACGGCCAAGAAGGCTTCGGAGCGTCCAGCGTCCGGGGCACAAGAGCTTCTCAAGCGGCAGGCATCCAACGAGCTGTTCTTCGCGGTTGTGGGGCACGTTGGATCAGGGACAAGCACGGTTGCAAAGAAGCTGGAAGAGATCCTCAGGGATGAGGAGCTATCCGGTGGAGCGTTTGACGTCGTCCTCTTGAAAGCACGGAGCGAAATCACGGAGTGGGCTCGTCGCCGGGGAAAAAAAGTCGAATCACTCGAGCGCGACAATCTGGAGCACGCGAAGTGGTTGCAAAACTGGGGCGATGAAATGCGGGAGGAACACGGCGATCACACCGCAGTCGCGACCTCACTGATCGGAAAAATCAAAGAAACGCGAGCTCTTAAACAGGGCTTGCCTGTAACAGATGCACCTGTGCCGCCCGATGGGGCGCGCAGGGCGTACATTCTTGATGCGCTTCGCCATCCGGCGGAGGCACATCTGCTTCGAAGCCTTTATCGGAATGCCTTCGCCCTCATTGGTGTCGTCTGCGATGAAGAAGTGCGATGTCAGCGGCTCATCAGCAAGTTCAGGAATGCGGGGCGGCAAGATGCGCAACGCTTCATGAAACGTGATGAGAAAGCGGAAGAAAAGCACGGTCAGAAAGTCTCTGATACCTTCCATTTGGCAGACTATTTTTTAGATAACAGCGAAGAGCAATTTCTGTCAGACGGGCGTACTTCAAACAAAGATTGGGACATCCCAGGGCAACTCTCGCGGCTTGTGAAGATCATCACGCACTCTGACGTGGTCCGCCCTGAAACAAAGGAGATGGCCATGCATGCTGCTTACGGTGCGCAGATGGGGAGCGCCTGTTTGTCCCGGCAGGTGGGAGCTGCGCTGACGGACGCCGCCGGTAACATTGTGTCGACCGGTGCCAACGAAGTTCCCCGCGCAGGCGGGGGTGTTTACGGGCAGGGATTCTCGGAGAGCGGCGGAGATGAACGCTGTGCATACCGCAAGCCCTCCAAAGGCAAGAAACCAGGGTGCAGCAATACCCAAGAACAAAACGAGATTATTCAGCAGTTGTTGACCGACATCGAACAGCATACCCGGTTACAGGACGAGCAGCGGGAAATTCTCAAACGGGCTGTGGCTGTGCTTGCGGAGGTCGAGCATCAGCCTTTCGAGGGCAATGAGGTTCCAGAAAAAATCGGTGAAGCCCGGACGGTGCTTGAGAGCATCGAAAAACAGACAAAGCTTTCCAATGCGCAGCAAGACTCCCTTCGCAAAGCTTTGAAGAAATCCCGAATCGGAAGCTTGTTGGAATTCAGCCGTGCAGTGCACGCCGAAATGGATGTGCTCCTGAGCGCCGCGCGGCAGGGAGCTTCGACTCAAGGTTGCCGCCTTTTTGTGACGACTTTCCCGTGTCACTACTGTGCGCGCCATATCGTGGGTGCTGGAGTGGATGAGGTTCAGTTCATTGAGCCTTACCCGAAGAGCCGAGCCTTGGATCTCCATGATGACTCTATCACGACCGTGGCAAAAAACTGGATTCCTCCGAGTGCTCCAGTAAGAAAGGATTCAGAGAAGGAGAGTGCCGTGCGCAAGGTGCTCTTTCGGCCATTTACGGGTGTGGCCCCTAGAATGTATGCGCGCGCTTTCCTGAAGGATCGCGACCTCAAGGACAGCGCGACGGGAGAGATGATGATGGGTGAGCCCGAATGGGAGACCGCTTGGAATATTAGCAAAGGAAGCCATGCAGAGTTGGAGGCCAAACTCCTTCAAAATGCAGAGGTTTCACGTGGCTAG
- a CDS encoding SMI1/KNR4 family protein: MVAKIENLLQEISREHFPYAPAHPDELADFERRMGWKLDPDLRAFYLHCNGAELIERLPNSPYLILPLGEIVRARVAIFGKRKDDDQHGPASVYAICDVQDGNFVLMDVSRQQNGHYPLIDGYHEAWPDPAYCRQIASSFAEFLERALRTREPAYWLRSMGP; the protein is encoded by the coding sequence ATGGTGGCGAAAATAGAAAATCTACTTCAAGAGATTTCGCGCGAGCACTTCCCCTACGCGCCGGCACATCCGGACGAGCTCGCGGACTTCGAGCGGCGCATGGGCTGGAAGTTGGATCCAGATCTGCGTGCATTCTACCTTCATTGCAATGGAGCTGAGCTGATCGAGCGCTTACCGAACTCGCCCTACTTGATCCTTCCGTTGGGCGAAATTGTCCGTGCGCGGGTCGCTATTTTTGGCAAGCGCAAGGACGATGACCAGCACGGGCCCGCATCGGTCTATGCCATCTGCGACGTTCAAGATGGCAATTTTGTTTTGATGGACGTGAGTCGGCAGCAGAACGGGCACTATCCGCTGATCGACGGCTACCACGAGGCGTGGCCGGATCCTGCATATTGTCGGCAGATCGCCTCTTCATTCGCTGAGTTCTTGGAGAGAGCTTTGCGTACGCGTGAGCCCGCCTACTGGCTGAGGAGCATGGGACCATGA
- a CDS encoding tRNA1(Val) (adenine(37)-N6)-methyltransferase — translation MLEALGPDETLDAIGTAGIRVVQRRQGYRFNLDAVLLAAFAAAEGAQEGPVLELGAGSGVVSFLLARQFHRGPVDALELQPTVHARLERGVKLNALEGQVRPLLGDLREARTLLPPGGHALVVSNPPYRRASAGVRSPDEERALSKQELACDAAAVVAAARHALAPGGGVSLVYPAARLAEILGELTAARLFPRALRLIHARVEAPATRFLVHALRDQDRGLEVRPPLIVHGEGPGGYGPEVAALMDPPSGQSSDAVQPET, via the coding sequence ATGCTGGAGGCCCTCGGACCGGACGAGACGCTGGATGCCATTGGCACGGCGGGAATCCGGGTGGTGCAGCGCCGGCAGGGGTACCGCTTCAACCTGGACGCGGTGTTGCTCGCGGCGTTCGCCGCGGCGGAGGGAGCCCAGGAGGGGCCCGTGCTGGAGCTGGGGGCGGGCAGCGGCGTGGTGTCGTTCCTGCTGGCCCGGCAGTTCCACCGGGGTCCCGTGGACGCGCTGGAACTGCAACCCACGGTGCACGCCCGGCTGGAGCGGGGCGTGAAGCTCAACGCGTTGGAGGGACAGGTCCGCCCGCTGCTCGGAGATTTGCGCGAGGCGCGGACCCTGCTGCCGCCGGGAGGCCATGCCCTCGTGGTCTCGAATCCTCCCTACCGCCGGGCGAGCGCGGGGGTGCGCAGCCCAGACGAGGAGCGGGCCCTGTCCAAGCAGGAGCTGGCCTGTGACGCGGCGGCGGTGGTGGCGGCGGCGCGCCATGCCTTGGCGCCGGGAGGAGGGGTCAGCTTGGTGTACCCGGCGGCCCGGCTGGCGGAGATTCTTGGCGAGCTCACGGCGGCGCGGCTCTTTCCCCGGGCGTTGCGGCTCATCCACGCGCGGGTGGAAGCGCCCGCGACGCGCTTTCTGGTGCATGCGCTCCGGGACCAGGACCGGGGATTGGAGGTCCGCCCGCCGCTCATCGTCCACGGAGAGGGCCCAGGTGGATACGGACCCGAGGTGGCCGCGCTGATGGACCCGCCTTCCGGTCAATCTTCCGATGCAGTTCAACCTGAGACTTGA
- a CDS encoding TIGR04141 family sporadically distributed protein, with amino-acid sequence MLIKKEFKTFEEALKVPSQSGEPIPADWGFEGTLYTFESPAKKPRWVSFVEEGFPGGISISPGSTPGAVLFLKADSRLFALTFGQGRHLLKADAHEVDFGLKATLNMVDAAKLRSLDVRTFEDLPVHTRRQVSRNSSLDAFTVDVVRDLLGAVTGEPPDETFAKRLTGRDALTLTGQVVFSELVNTCKTLLKAYKKDTYKEHFAWVDNIRLVKDGILRNELNTELLKTLNARDFHKIHLAPPEVIDWTQAGFRYPGEREGVSEPHNDLDIEECIEALAKREGVPASSLKLTVDDLKKDKIRIVYEDSSFEPDQWSLYNCLVAELSNRDSLHILSAGQWFKVEKTFAARTLEDAKGFVKELKGFPSARPDETEGHYNEKVAQGSKTLALLDKELLKSKGARTTIEPCDLFSHSGQFIHIKRKLRSSALSHLFAQGAVAAETFLQDDSFRKKLKAVIAKKSPSLAPLLDNPIPGNYEIVFAIITASKREWPEALPFFSQLNFVRNAKRLSGYGFKVSLCRIEEKP; translated from the coding sequence TTGTTGATCAAAAAGGAGTTCAAGACCTTCGAAGAAGCGCTCAAGGTGCCTTCCCAGTCAGGAGAACCAATCCCCGCGGATTGGGGCTTCGAGGGAACGCTCTACACGTTCGAATCACCCGCCAAGAAACCGCGGTGGGTGTCCTTCGTGGAGGAGGGATTCCCAGGGGGCATTTCCATCTCCCCAGGATCCACCCCGGGCGCGGTCTTGTTCCTCAAGGCGGACTCCCGCCTGTTCGCGCTGACCTTTGGCCAGGGACGGCACCTCCTCAAAGCCGACGCCCATGAGGTGGACTTCGGTTTGAAGGCCACCCTCAACATGGTCGACGCCGCCAAGCTGCGCAGCCTCGACGTGCGGACGTTCGAAGATCTGCCCGTCCACACGCGCAGGCAGGTCAGCCGCAACTCGTCCCTGGACGCATTCACCGTCGACGTCGTCCGGGATCTCCTGGGGGCTGTCACGGGAGAACCCCCGGATGAGACCTTCGCCAAGCGGCTCACGGGCCGGGACGCCTTGACCCTGACGGGGCAGGTGGTCTTCTCCGAGCTGGTCAACACGTGCAAAACCCTCCTCAAGGCCTACAAGAAAGACACCTACAAGGAGCACTTCGCCTGGGTGGACAACATCCGCCTCGTCAAGGACGGTATCCTCCGGAATGAACTCAACACGGAGCTGCTGAAAACCCTCAACGCACGGGATTTTCATAAAATCCACCTCGCCCCCCCTGAGGTCATCGACTGGACTCAAGCGGGCTTCCGCTATCCGGGGGAGCGGGAGGGCGTCAGCGAGCCTCACAATGATCTGGACATCGAGGAGTGCATCGAAGCCCTTGCCAAGCGTGAAGGCGTCCCAGCTTCGTCCTTGAAGCTGACGGTGGATGATCTCAAGAAGGACAAGATCCGCATCGTCTACGAGGATTCCTCCTTCGAGCCCGATCAATGGTCTCTGTACAACTGTCTGGTGGCGGAGCTGAGCAACAGGGACTCGCTGCACATCCTGTCCGCGGGACAGTGGTTCAAGGTCGAAAAAACCTTTGCCGCCCGGACGCTCGAAGATGCCAAGGGCTTCGTCAAGGAGCTCAAGGGCTTCCCCAGCGCCCGTCCGGACGAAACAGAGGGGCATTACAATGAGAAGGTGGCCCAGGGCTCCAAGACCTTGGCGCTGCTCGACAAGGAACTGCTCAAGAGCAAGGGCGCTCGAACCACGATCGAGCCTTGCGATCTCTTCTCCCACAGTGGCCAGTTCATCCACATCAAGCGGAAGCTCCGCTCATCTGCCCTCAGCCACCTGTTCGCACAGGGCGCCGTCGCGGCCGAGACCTTCCTCCAGGATGACAGCTTCCGGAAGAAGCTGAAGGCGGTCATTGCCAAGAAGAGCCCCTCCCTGGCCCCTCTCTTGGACAACCCAATCCCTGGCAACTACGAGATTGTCTTTGCCATCATCACCGCCTCCAAGCGCGAGTGGCCCGAGGCACTTCCATTCTTCAGCCAGCTCAACTTCGTCCGGAACGCCAAGCGCCTCTCCGGCTACGGCTTCAAGGTCAGCCTTTGCCGGATCGAAGAGAAGCCGTGA
- a CDS encoding serine/threonine protein kinase, with protein sequence MASPEDRALGKLSMDLYRGELIGKYEVITQLSVGGMAELFLGFTSGPGGFRKYVAIKRILPDVRSNEQFERMFLDEARITAAFNHPNIAQVYELGQEDDGLFLAMEFIAGQNLDQLTDACRRRRQPLPLGMSLAVGRDVCLALHYAHTFAGPSGRPSPVIHRDVAQKNIMVTYDGVVKLLDFGIAKARGSLERTHVGTVKGTAGYMSPEQVRGDKIDGRSDLFSLGVVLWELVTGQRLFEGKTERDEMVNILEAPIPSPRHRAGQVSEDVSAVILKALERNAGDRWQNGREMARALEDAAGRMMFDADRRAALMRSLFQSKMASTRALLDSADGGKKEPSPAEPEPAVIVSPDAGDSEHWEPPVPLPLEEDEELAAKAASLSARAATMPEEDPATRDATRGPWAILLLLLVVGAGFLVWKLVPTLDEQVEPTPTVPAYVDPRLKQFPGPGQPIPPTAQAPDAGSAEGTEPGEQAGSRENTPGKKETGKPPKRGAPVQTGLLTLVITPEASVFLDNELLGRTPMFNKTLRTGTHYLLILGPDGQKRRLSVPIKAGKPVVLKLSLDEIPLR encoded by the coding sequence ATGGCTTCACCGGAAGACCGGGCGTTGGGGAAGCTGTCCATGGACCTCTACCGGGGCGAATTGATTGGGAAGTACGAGGTCATCACCCAGCTCTCGGTGGGCGGCATGGCGGAGCTGTTCCTGGGCTTCACCTCGGGGCCCGGGGGTTTCCGCAAGTACGTGGCCATCAAGCGCATCCTGCCGGATGTGCGCAGCAACGAGCAGTTCGAGCGCATGTTCCTGGACGAGGCGCGCATCACCGCGGCCTTCAACCACCCGAACATCGCCCAGGTGTATGAGCTGGGGCAGGAAGACGACGGGCTCTTCCTGGCGATGGAGTTCATCGCCGGCCAGAACCTGGACCAGCTCACCGACGCGTGCCGGCGCCGCCGGCAACCCCTGCCGCTGGGGATGAGCCTGGCGGTGGGCCGGGACGTGTGCCTGGCGCTGCACTACGCGCACACGTTCGCCGGGCCCTCGGGCCGGCCCAGCCCCGTCATCCACCGGGACGTCGCCCAGAAGAACATCATGGTGACGTACGACGGGGTGGTGAAGCTGCTGGACTTCGGCATCGCCAAGGCGCGCGGCAGTCTGGAGCGCACGCACGTGGGCACGGTGAAGGGCACGGCCGGGTACATGTCGCCCGAGCAGGTGCGTGGCGATAAGATCGACGGGCGCAGCGATCTGTTCTCGCTGGGGGTGGTGCTCTGGGAGCTCGTCACCGGCCAGCGCCTGTTCGAGGGGAAGACGGAGCGCGACGAGATGGTGAACATCCTCGAGGCGCCCATTCCCTCGCCCCGCCATCGGGCAGGCCAGGTGTCCGAGGACGTGTCCGCGGTCATCCTCAAGGCCCTGGAGCGCAACGCGGGGGATCGCTGGCAGAACGGCCGGGAGATGGCGCGCGCACTGGAGGATGCCGCCGGCCGGATGATGTTCGACGCGGACCGGCGCGCGGCGCTCATGCGCTCGCTGTTCCAGAGCAAGATGGCCTCGACACGCGCGCTGCTGGACAGCGCGGATGGGGGCAAGAAGGAACCCTCCCCCGCCGAGCCGGAGCCCGCGGTGATCGTATCCCCGGATGCGGGCGACTCCGAGCACTGGGAACCCCCTGTCCCCCTGCCCCTGGAGGAGGACGAGGAGCTGGCGGCGAAGGCCGCTTCCCTGAGCGCGCGCGCGGCGACGATGCCCGAGGAGGATCCCGCCACCCGGGACGCGACGCGGGGACCCTGGGCCATCCTCCTGCTGCTCCTCGTGGTGGGAGCTGGTTTCCTGGTCTGGAAGCTCGTGCCGACCTTGGACGAGCAGGTGGAGCCCACGCCCACCGTTCCCGCATATGTCGATCCCCGGCTCAAGCAGTTCCCCGGGCCTGGCCAGCCCATCCCGCCGACGGCACAGGCCCCCGATGCGGGGAGCGCGGAGGGGACCGAGCCCGGGGAGCAGGCCGGGTCGAGGGAGAACACCCCCGGGAAAAAGGAGACCGGTAAACCCCCGAAGCGCGGGGCGCCGGTCCAGACGGGCCTGCTGACGCTGGTCATCACCCCGGAGGCGAGTGTCTTCCTGGACAATGAGCTGCTGGGCCGGACGCCGATGTTCAACAAAACACTGCGCACGGGCACGCACTACCTGCTCATCTTGGGACCGGATGGGCAGAAGCGCCGGCTCTCGGTTCCCATCAAGGCGGGCAAACCCGTCGTCTTGAAGCTGTCGTTGGACGAGATTCCCCTGCGCTGA
- the pdxY gene encoding pyridoxal kinase PdxY: MAILSIQSHVAYGYVGNRSAAFPLQRLGHEVWPVNTVQFSNHSGYGRWRGQIFEASHVAEVIAGIAERGAMAQCQAVLSGYMGDAATGEVILEAVAQARAANPRALYCCDPVIGDVGRGVFVRPGIPEFMRERAVPAADITTPNQFELEHLTGRTVRTLEDALEATAALRERGPKVVLVTSLQREGAPSGTVEMLAATEAGAWRVHTPLLPIQPPPNGAGDAVAALFLAHLLRGRSAGEALGETAASIFGILAATHAAGSRELQLIAAQDELVSPTQRFTVEQVA; the protein is encoded by the coding sequence GTGGCCATTCTCTCCATTCAGTCTCACGTTGCCTACGGGTATGTCGGCAACCGGTCCGCGGCCTTTCCCCTTCAGCGGCTTGGCCATGAAGTGTGGCCGGTGAACACGGTGCAGTTCAGCAACCACTCGGGCTATGGCCGCTGGCGAGGGCAGATCTTCGAGGCGTCCCACGTGGCGGAGGTCATCGCGGGCATCGCCGAGCGCGGGGCAATGGCGCAGTGCCAGGCGGTGCTGTCGGGCTACATGGGCGATGCGGCAACCGGCGAGGTGATTCTGGAGGCGGTGGCCCAGGCACGGGCGGCCAATCCCCGGGCCCTGTACTGCTGCGATCCCGTCATCGGAGACGTGGGCCGAGGGGTCTTCGTGCGGCCGGGGATTCCGGAGTTCATGCGAGAGCGGGCAGTCCCCGCGGCGGACATCACCACCCCAAACCAGTTCGAGCTGGAGCACCTGACGGGGCGGACCGTGAGGACCCTGGAAGACGCGCTGGAGGCCACGGCGGCCTTGCGCGAGCGAGGCCCCAAGGTGGTGCTGGTCACGAGCTTGCAGCGGGAGGGTGCCCCGTCCGGGACCGTCGAGATGCTGGCGGCCACCGAGGCGGGGGCTTGGCGAGTGCACACCCCTCTTCTGCCCATCCAACCCCCGCCCAACGGCGCGGGGGATGCCGTGGCGGCGCTCTTCCTGGCGCACCTGCTGCGCGGGCGTTCCGCGGGCGAAGCCCTCGGGGAGACGGCCGCCTCCATCTTCGGCATCCTGGCCGCGACCCATGCGGCGGGCTCCCGGGAGTTGCAACTCATCGCCGCGCAAGACGAACTGGTGTCTCCCACTCAGCGTTTCACGGTGGAACAAGTGGCCTGA